In Candidatus Saccharibacteria bacterium oral taxon 488, a single window of DNA contains:
- a CDS encoding oligoribonuclease: protein MNTNTEYDPPPPGLFVWMDLEYTTTDVDTARVLEVAAIITNRQLEQIGEPFSLTCKPDDFSGHSMSESVVDMHTQNGLLNDVSASTYNEAALEKQALNWLQQTADDAVLIHCGYYLQCDREILAKRMPALYERLGFRQLDVRCLEEIADAWTSQGRYRRTNSHNHRALGDVREAILLAGKYKERFVPQEMLHDT, encoded by the coding sequence ATGAACACCAACACCGAATACGACCCGCCTCCACCCGGCCTCTTTGTCTGGATGGATTTGGAATATACGACGACCGATGTTGATACGGCGCGGGTACTTGAAGTCGCGGCGATTATCACCAACCGCCAGTTGGAGCAAATTGGCGAGCCGTTTTCTTTGACCTGCAAGCCCGATGACTTCTCTGGGCATTCTATGTCTGAATCAGTTGTCGATATGCACACACAAAATGGTCTACTGAACGATGTCTCCGCGTCAACATATAACGAGGCCGCACTCGAAAAGCAAGCGCTCAATTGGCTACAGCAAACCGCAGATGATGCTGTTTTGATTCACTGCGGCTATTATCTGCAATGTGATCGCGAGATCCTCGCAAAGCGCATGCCCGCACTATACGAGCGTTTGGGATTCCGGCAACTTGACGTGCGTTGCCTCGAGGAAATAGCCGATGCTTGGACGAGCCAGGGGCGATATCGACGAACTAACAGCCACAACCACCGTGCGCTCGGCGATGTGAGGGAAGCGATTTTATTAGCTGGGAAGTATAAAGAGCGGTTTGTGCCGCAAGAAATGTTACACGATACTTAG
- the typA gene encoding translational GTPase TypA yields the protein MKDASKIRNIAIIAHVDHGKTTMVDGLLKQSRTFRDNQAEMSQELIMDSGDQEHERGITITAKQTSIFYGDYKINIIDTPGHADFSGEVERTLQMADGVLLIVDAQEGPMPQTKFVLSKALELGLKPVVVINKIDKPARRIAEVEDELSDLFLELATDDSQLHYPIYYAIGRDGKAWREIPADPSENADLTPIFEAIINDIPAPSVTTDGGFQMLVTSLQYDTFQGKYAIGRIARGSVKRGLAVSLLKHGEMSGSARIEKVFGYRGLNREELDEAFAGDIVALVGVAEAHIGDTIADKEQPEALPAIAIEAPTLSMYLGPNTSPMKGREGEFTTSRQIGDRLRRELETNVALRVEENGIGFTVSGRGELHLSVLIETMRREGFEFEVGRPQVVTITEDGVEKEPIEELQIEISSEFIGAISQELGARHAEMKSQETTASGATRMTYVLPTRALIGLRNVLLTATKGTVIMNSLPHGYQPLGGKLPKTRGGVLIAFEAGTTTPYALQAAEARGELLVGPGTEVYAGMIVGIYNRQEDIEINVCKAKHLTNMRSKSSDGTVQLTPFTQFSLEQCIDFIEDDELLEVTPKSLRLRKRFLDANERKRAAKR from the coding sequence ATGAAGGACGCTAGCAAGATTCGAAATATTGCCATTATTGCCCACGTCGATCACGGCAAGACGACCATGGTTGATGGGCTGCTCAAACAGTCGCGCACATTCCGCGACAATCAGGCTGAGATGAGCCAAGAATTGATCATGGATTCGGGCGATCAGGAACACGAACGCGGTATCACCATCACCGCCAAACAAACCTCGATTTTTTACGGTGATTATAAAATTAACATCATCGACACGCCGGGACACGCTGACTTTTCAGGCGAAGTCGAGCGGACTTTGCAGATGGCGGACGGCGTCTTACTGATCGTTGATGCGCAGGAAGGACCAATGCCGCAGACGAAGTTTGTGCTGAGCAAGGCGCTAGAACTGGGCTTGAAGCCAGTGGTGGTGATTAATAAAATTGACAAGCCAGCCAGGCGGATTGCTGAAGTTGAAGACGAGCTGAGCGATCTGTTTTTGGAGCTAGCGACCGATGATAGTCAACTGCATTATCCGATTTATTACGCTATCGGGCGCGATGGCAAAGCGTGGCGGGAGATTCCTGCTGACCCGAGCGAAAACGCTGATCTCACGCCAATTTTTGAAGCGATTATCAATGATATCCCGGCGCCGAGCGTCACAACTGACGGCGGGTTTCAGATGCTGGTGACCAGTTTGCAGTACGATACCTTCCAAGGTAAATATGCCATCGGGCGGATCGCTCGCGGGTCGGTCAAGCGCGGCCTAGCAGTCAGTTTGCTGAAGCACGGCGAGATGTCAGGCTCAGCACGAATCGAGAAAGTTTTTGGCTACCGCGGGCTGAACCGCGAAGAGCTTGACGAGGCGTTTGCTGGCGACATCGTGGCGTTGGTTGGCGTAGCTGAAGCGCACATTGGCGATACCATTGCCGACAAAGAACAGCCGGAAGCCTTGCCGGCGATTGCCATTGAAGCGCCGACGCTGAGCATGTACCTGGGTCCGAACACCAGCCCAATGAAAGGGCGCGAGGGCGAATTTACCACCTCGCGGCAAATTGGCGACCGATTGCGACGGGAACTGGAAACCAACGTAGCGCTACGCGTCGAAGAAAACGGCATCGGCTTTACGGTGTCTGGCCGCGGCGAACTACACCTCAGCGTCTTGATCGAGACCATGCGGCGCGAAGGCTTTGAGTTTGAAGTTGGCCGGCCGCAAGTGGTCACCATCACCGAGGACGGCGTCGAAAAAGAGCCGATTGAAGAATTACAAATCGAAATTAGCAGCGAATTTATCGGCGCGATCAGCCAGGAGTTGGGTGCGCGCCATGCTGAGATGAAATCGCAAGAAACCACCGCTAGTGGCGCTACCCGTATGACCTATGTACTGCCGACCAGGGCGTTGATTGGCCTGCGCAACGTGCTGTTGACCGCTACCAAAGGCACCGTGATCATGAATTCCCTGCCACATGGCTATCAACCGCTGGGCGGTAAATTACCAAAGACCCGCGGCGGCGTGCTCATCGCCTTTGAAGCTGGCACCACCACGCCGTATGCACTGCAGGCGGCCGAAGCGCGCGGCGAGCTCTTGGTCGGGCCAGGCACGGAAGTCTACGCCGGGATGATCGTCGGTATTTATAACCGCCAAGAAGACATCGAAATTAATGTCTGCAAGGCTAAGCACCTGACCAACATGCGCTCCAAATCGTCCGATGGCACAGTGCAACTGACGCCATTTACACAGTTCAGCCTGGAGCAATGCATCGACTTTATCGAGGACGACGAGCTGCTGGAGGTGACGCCAAAATCCCTGCGCCTGCGCAAACGCTTCCTCGACGCTAATGAGCGAAAACGCGCCGCCAAGCGGTAG
- the treF gene encoding alpha,alpha-trehalase TreF: MLPKKTTTIIKRTLARTAQRITPIDRKDPDEKLGQLFHEVQSHRVFADGKTFVDLVPRKRATRILQEYRLARRDPNFRLDEFVKLHFYEFESPVKKVSFVQADSARQHVTNLWPLLIRRAHKSKGSLIALPHDYVVPGGRFAEQFYWDTYFIMLGLAVDGKWKLIDGMMKNYVYMIQRFGFIPTANRTYFLSRSQPPFFAAMVKLLASKPGRRAPSLTYLEYFPSLLAEYKFWMKGQRKLSSIDFMATNRVVAMPDDQVLNRYYDDKATPRPESRREDIETARNSRSANKTKVYLDLRAGAESGWDFSSRWFSDPHDIETIQTTDLVPIDLNCLLYELEMTIAHCYGVLRQAPLKKRFIRLAERRAESIRQHCWNETDGFFYDYNFRTGHQTSHATLAGVFPLYSGIVTKKQAKRVAEKLEREFLRDGGLRMTLVDNGQQWDAPNGWAPLQWVAVCGLKRYGLDELAEEIRKRWLASTERVFADQGKMIEKYDVDSESRIGGGGEYPLQDGFGWTNGVYAALYDRFDERCPR, from the coding sequence ATGCTTCCCAAAAAAACCACAACAATTATCAAGCGCACGTTAGCACGCACCGCCCAGCGCATCACACCAATCGACCGCAAAGATCCCGACGAAAAGCTCGGGCAGTTGTTTCATGAGGTGCAGTCACACCGCGTGTTTGCTGATGGTAAAACTTTCGTCGATCTCGTGCCGCGAAAGCGCGCCACCCGCATCCTCCAGGAGTATCGCCTGGCCCGACGTGATCCCAACTTTCGGCTGGATGAATTTGTGAAGCTACATTTTTATGAATTTGAATCGCCGGTCAAAAAGGTGAGCTTTGTCCAGGCGGACTCTGCCAGACAGCACGTCACCAATCTCTGGCCGCTGCTCATCCGCCGCGCCCACAAGTCGAAGGGTTCGCTGATCGCCCTGCCGCATGACTACGTGGTGCCGGGCGGTCGATTTGCTGAGCAATTTTACTGGGATACGTATTTTATCATGCTGGGTCTGGCGGTGGACGGCAAGTGGAAGCTAATCGACGGCATGATGAAAAATTATGTGTACATGATTCAGCGTTTTGGTTTCATTCCGACTGCTAATCGGACGTACTTTCTCAGTCGCAGCCAGCCGCCGTTTTTTGCAGCGATGGTCAAGCTCCTCGCCAGCAAACCCGGCCGGCGTGCCCCAAGCTTGACTTATCTCGAGTACTTTCCCTCACTACTGGCCGAATACAAGTTCTGGATGAAAGGCCAGCGCAAGCTTTCGAGCATCGACTTTATGGCTACCAACCGCGTGGTAGCCATGCCTGATGACCAGGTGCTCAATCGCTACTACGACGACAAGGCCACGCCGCGTCCAGAAAGTCGCCGCGAAGATATCGAAACTGCTCGGAACAGTCGCTCCGCCAACAAGACTAAGGTCTATCTCGACCTGCGGGCCGGGGCTGAGAGTGGTTGGGATTTCAGCTCGCGCTGGTTTAGTGATCCGCACGACATTGAAACGATTCAAACGACCGACCTCGTGCCGATTGACCTGAATTGTTTATTGTACGAACTAGAGATGACGATCGCCCATTGTTACGGTGTACTGCGCCAGGCGCCGCTCAAGAAACGCTTCATCCGTCTGGCCGAGCGCCGCGCCGAGAGCATCCGCCAGCACTGTTGGAATGAAACCGACGGCTTTTTCTATGATTATAATTTCCGCACCGGTCATCAGACGAGCCACGCCACGCTGGCCGGCGTCTTCCCGCTCTACAGCGGTATCGTCACCAAGAAACAAGCCAAACGCGTGGCCGAGAAATTAGAGCGCGAGTTTTTGCGTGATGGTGGACTGCGGATGACGCTGGTTGATAACGGCCAGCAGTGGGACGCGCCGAATGGCTGGGCGCCGCTGCAGTGGGTGGCGGTTTGCGGTTTGAAGCGGTATGGGCTGGATGAGCTAGCGGAAGAAATTAGAAAGCGCTGGCTGGCTTCGACCGAGCGCGTCTTTGCCGATCAGGGCAAGATGATCGAAAAATATGATGTCGATAGTGAATCACGCATCGGCGGTGGCGGTGAGTATCCGTTGCAAGACGGCTTTGGCTGGACTAACGGCGTGTATGCGGCGCTGTATGATCGGTTTGACGAGCGCTGCCCGAGATAA
- a CDS encoding replication-associated recombination protein A, with amino-acid sequence MDTRQPLAEQMRPQTLDEVIGQSHLLGEGELLHQIVKRGEPVSLILWGPPGTGKTTLARIIACEVNAEFVELSAVTSGKKDVEKVIEHARQNWNLGLRTILFVDEIHRFNKAQQDAFLPHVESGLITLIGATTENPSFEVITPLLSRTRVLVLRQLTKDEIILVLKRALKVLKQTKRVSPKALDYLAELADGDARVALGNLELALSFGGKVTPEVVKAAAQRRLPGYDKKGDAHYDVISAFIKSLRGSDAVAAAYYLARMIDAGEDPKFIARRMVIFASEDIGLVGNGALSLAVATFEAVERVGLPEAKYNLFHCAIALACSQKSRETTDLMNDAFSLAQKYPNSPVPLHLRNAATKLMKDLGYGKDYKWQAGFQHEKGFLPEDIPRPPKR; translated from the coding sequence ATGGACACGCGACAACCCCTGGCCGAACAGATGCGGCCGCAAACGCTGGATGAGGTGATCGGACAGAGTCATTTGCTGGGTGAGGGCGAGTTGCTTCACCAGATTGTTAAGCGCGGCGAGCCGGTCAGCTTGATTTTGTGGGGGCCGCCGGGCACGGGCAAAACGACGCTGGCGCGAATTATCGCCTGCGAAGTTAATGCTGAATTTGTCGAGTTGTCGGCGGTGACTAGTGGCAAAAAAGACGTCGAAAAGGTGATCGAACACGCCAGGCAGAATTGGAATTTGGGACTGAGGACAATTTTGTTTGTCGATGAAATCCATCGCTTCAACAAGGCGCAGCAAGATGCCTTTTTGCCGCATGTCGAGAGCGGGCTGATTACTTTGATTGGGGCAACCACTGAGAATCCGAGCTTTGAGGTGATCACGCCGCTACTCAGCCGGACGCGAGTGCTGGTGCTCCGTCAACTGACCAAAGATGAAATTATATTGGTATTGAAACGAGCGCTCAAGGTTTTGAAACAAACCAAGCGGGTATCGCCCAAAGCCCTGGACTATCTGGCGGAATTGGCGGATGGCGATGCGCGGGTGGCCTTGGGTAATTTGGAATTGGCGCTGAGTTTTGGCGGGAAGGTCACGCCGGAGGTCGTCAAGGCGGCGGCTCAGCGACGTTTGCCTGGATATGACAAAAAGGGCGATGCGCATTATGACGTCATCTCGGCGTTCATCAAGTCACTGCGCGGTAGTGATGCGGTGGCTGCGGCATATTATTTGGCGCGTATGATTGATGCTGGCGAAGACCCGAAGTTTATCGCGCGGCGGATGGTTATCTTTGCGTCAGAAGACATTGGGCTGGTGGGTAACGGCGCGCTAAGTCTGGCAGTCGCCACCTTTGAAGCGGTGGAGCGCGTTGGCTTGCCTGAGGCCAAATATAATTTATTCCACTGCGCTATCGCCCTGGCGTGCAGTCAAAAGTCGCGTGAGACCACTGATTTGATGAATGACGCCTTTTCTCTGGCGCAAAAATACCCAAACTCGCCAGTGCCGCTACACCTTCGCAATGCCGCCACTAAGTTGATGAAAGATTTGGGCTACGGTAAAGATTACAAATGGCAAGCTGGTTTCCAGCACGAAAAGGGATTTCTACCAGAAGATATTCCACGTCCGCCGAAACGTTAG
- a CDS encoding D-alanine--D-alanine ligase, which yields MDRLRVLLIFGGESSEHEVSINSATNVLAALDAARYDINLCYIERAGQWRLVETIEARNQPSPHLTPQLGQRSLLIDGVDPLPIDLIIPVLHGKNGEDGSVQGLAQLLHIPYVGPSLLSAAVTMDKDMTKRLALGAHVPVVPWRTLANDAPRPTFAEIADELGTPVFIKPSRAGSSVGVNKVHSAEAFTAALDEAFRHDDTVLIEQAITAREIELAVLGRGTSARVSIPGEILPGEEFYSYDDKYSASSTSRVVIPAEVDESVATELQRLALAAYRATGGHGMARVDFFLDPTGQIFLNEINSIPGFTNISMYPKLWEASGLSPQALVDELIKEALASHSICGV from the coding sequence ATGGATAGATTACGCGTTCTCCTCATATTTGGCGGCGAGTCATCCGAGCACGAGGTCTCGATCAATTCCGCTACTAATGTGCTGGCGGCACTGGACGCAGCACGCTACGACATAAACCTATGCTACATCGAGCGTGCTGGTCAGTGGCGGCTCGTCGAGACGATCGAGGCACGCAACCAACCAAGCCCACACTTAACACCACAACTCGGCCAGCGGTCGCTGCTCATCGACGGCGTTGACCCGCTGCCGATTGACCTGATAATTCCGGTGCTTCACGGCAAAAATGGTGAGGACGGTAGCGTACAGGGCCTGGCGCAGCTACTTCATATTCCCTATGTCGGCCCGAGTCTCCTTTCGGCGGCCGTCACCATGGACAAAGACATGACCAAGCGGCTGGCGCTCGGCGCTCACGTTCCGGTTGTACCGTGGCGAACGCTAGCGAATGATGCGCCGCGACCGACCTTCGCCGAGATAGCCGATGAGCTCGGTACGCCTGTTTTCATCAAGCCATCCCGCGCTGGCTCGTCCGTCGGTGTCAACAAAGTCCACTCGGCCGAAGCATTTACCGCCGCGCTTGATGAAGCCTTTCGCCACGACGACACCGTATTGATAGAACAAGCGATCACCGCCCGCGAGATCGAGCTGGCCGTCCTCGGCCGCGGTACGTCCGCCCGCGTCAGCATTCCCGGCGAGATCCTTCCTGGCGAAGAATTTTATAGCTACGACGATAAGTACAGCGCCTCCAGCACTTCGCGCGTCGTTATCCCCGCGGAGGTTGACGAGTCGGTGGCGACAGAACTACAGCGCCTTGCACTGGCCGCCTACCGCGCGACTGGTGGACACGGCATGGCGCGAGTTGACTTTTTCCTTGACCCAACGGGCCAGATTTTTCTCAACGAAATTAACAGCATCCCCGGCTTCACCAACATCAGTATGTATCCGAAGCTCTGGGAAGCTTCGGGCCTCAGCCCACAGGCGCTGGTTGATGAGCTGATCAAGGAGGCGCTTGCCAGCCATTCTATATGTGGCGTATAA
- a CDS encoding slipin family protein has protein sequence MEIVAVILVIVLMFVLSGIKVVNQYQRGVVLTLGKFTGVREPGLRVVVPIFQTMMMVDVRSTPIDVPKQEVITKDNVTVGVDAVVYFRVINAPKAVLETTNYIYATSQFAQAALRDVTGNVDMDDLLAKREEISQQIKEIVDAETDKWGIDVENVKIQNIELPGDMKRAMAKQAEAERERRANIINADGEKAAAETLAQAAEILAKTQGAINLRTLNTLERISTEPSQKTMMLFPIELIDAIRGGKK, from the coding sequence ATGGAAATAGTAGCAGTAATTTTAGTCATCGTACTGATGTTTGTGCTGAGCGGCATAAAAGTGGTCAATCAATACCAGCGCGGCGTAGTGCTGACGCTCGGTAAATTTACTGGCGTACGCGAACCGGGTTTAAGGGTGGTAGTGCCGATTTTTCAGACGATGATGATGGTCGATGTGCGTTCCACGCCAATTGATGTGCCGAAACAAGAAGTCATCACCAAAGACAACGTCACTGTCGGCGTTGACGCGGTGGTCTATTTCCGAGTGATTAACGCGCCAAAGGCGGTGCTGGAGACGACCAATTATATTTATGCCACCAGCCAATTTGCCCAAGCTGCCCTGCGCGACGTCACCGGTAATGTCGATATGGACGACCTGCTCGCCAAGCGCGAGGAGATTTCGCAGCAGATCAAGGAAATTGTTGATGCCGAGACCGACAAATGGGGTATCGACGTTGAGAATGTCAAGATTCAGAATATCGAACTCCCGGGTGATATGAAGCGGGCCATGGCCAAGCAAGCCGAAGCCGAGCGCGAGCGCCGCGCCAACATCATCAACGCCGACGGCGAAAAAGCTGCCGCTGAAACGCTGGCGCAAGCCGCCGAGATCTTGGCAAAAACCCAAGGTGCGATTAACCTGCGTACGCTAAATACACTGGAGCGTATCTCCACCGAACCGTCACAAAAGACGATGATGCTCTTCCCAATTGAACTGATTGACGCGATCCGCGGCGGTAAGAAATAG
- a CDS encoding alpha/beta hydrolase, translating into MMELLQTSRGTIEYRHDMHGSLTVLILNGGHTTAAMRTGEDYFVSRGYSILSVSRPGYGGTDTALSETYGEFEQATNELLEQLEIERVILVGISAGGRAAMRFAELHPDSVDKLVLMSAVSFKKWPSQSTRMAARIAFNPVLEHVTWAVMRWLLRRWSRRKIVSYLFQQLTTLDARDVLASYPPSSIDAIASMFMQFRSGSGFMNDISRRLMKGNPETITQPTLILHSKYDGSVPLDHPLHTAKQIKHAVLSINNTESHVMWLSPRWMEVENTLDEFLASK; encoded by the coding sequence ATGATGGAGCTGCTTCAAACATCCCGCGGTACGATCGAATATCGACATGACATGCACGGCTCGTTAACGGTTCTCATTTTGAACGGCGGTCACACGACTGCCGCCATGCGTACGGGTGAGGATTACTTCGTTAGTCGCGGCTATTCAATCCTCAGCGTCAGCCGACCCGGCTATGGTGGGACAGATACGGCGCTTAGCGAAACCTATGGCGAGTTCGAACAGGCGACAAACGAGTTGCTAGAGCAGCTCGAGATTGAGCGTGTCATCCTGGTCGGCATATCGGCTGGCGGCAGAGCGGCGATGCGGTTCGCCGAGCTTCACCCCGACAGCGTTGATAAACTCGTCCTGATGAGCGCGGTGAGTTTCAAGAAATGGCCTAGTCAAAGTACTCGTATGGCAGCCCGTATCGCGTTTAATCCTGTGCTCGAACATGTAACGTGGGCAGTGATGCGCTGGCTGCTCCGCAGATGGTCGCGACGAAAAATAGTCAGTTATTTGTTTCAACAACTCACGACATTGGACGCGCGTGACGTGCTTGCTAGCTACCCGCCGTCGTCTATCGATGCAATCGCATCGATGTTTATGCAATTTCGCTCTGGCAGTGGGTTCATGAATGACATTAGTCGGCGTTTAATGAAGGGTAATCCCGAAACTATCACACAACCGACGCTTATACTGCATAGTAAGTATGATGGTTCGGTTCCGCTCGACCATCCGCTTCACACCGCGAAGCAGATCAAGCACGCCGTGCTTTCCATCAATAATACCGAATCGCACGTGATGTGGCTGAGTCCTAGGTGGATGGAAGTCGAAAATACGCTCGATGAGTTTCTCGCTTCAAAGTGA
- a CDS encoding DUF4342 domain-containing protein, with translation MAWQCHILQNYTEEFSVNSDQVVKKVKQLIKEGNVRRVIIKNEKGESIMEFPVTAGVVGVLLLPTLAALGAAVALMAQCTIAVERRN, from the coding sequence ATGGCTTGGCAGTGTCATATATTACAAAACTATACCGAAGAATTTAGTGTCAACAGCGATCAAGTTGTCAAGAAGGTCAAACAACTCATCAAAGAAGGTAACGTCCGCCGCGTCATCATCAAAAACGAAAAGGGCGAAAGTATCATGGAATTCCCGGTCACTGCGGGAGTGGTCGGTGTCTTACTGCTACCGACGCTCGCAGCACTCGGCGCAGCAGTGGCATTGATGGCGCAGTGCACGATCGCGGTAGAGCGACGGAATTAG
- a CDS encoding metal-sensitive transcriptional regulator, whose translation MIATIKRRALHRSKIIQGQMKALEQQIAEDVYCMDILTQSLALQRSLASLNKLILENHLRTHVVDRLSSGDQTSQARVLNELLHLYELHNIRSKS comes from the coding sequence ATGATAGCGACAATCAAGCGGCGAGCCCTGCACCGCAGCAAAATTATCCAAGGGCAAATGAAAGCACTCGAGCAACAAATTGCCGAAGATGTCTACTGTATGGACATCCTCACCCAGAGCTTAGCGCTACAGCGATCGCTCGCCTCACTCAATAAGCTGATCCTCGAGAACCACCTACGTACACATGTCGTCGACCGACTCAGCTCAGGGGATCAGACCAGCCAAGCACGCGTGCTAAACGAACTCCTCCACCTCTACGAACTACATAATATACGGAGTAAATCATGA
- a CDS encoding DUF4396 domain-containing protein yields the protein MTHQSTQHPSHHHNSSRRMAVSATLHCLFGCAIGELIGVTIGTHAGLTAHTTVLLASILSFVSGYSVSTIPLLRARLSFRRALKLVFAADTLSILTMTITDNLIMLIIPGAMNKDLTHPIYWLSRIACFSAAFIVAFPVNRYLLRHGKGHALTHQYHHKNHSS from the coding sequence ATGACCCACCAATCCACTCAACACCCCTCACATCATCATAATTCCTCTCGCCGTATGGCAGTCAGCGCGACCCTACATTGCCTGTTTGGCTGCGCCATTGGCGAGCTGATCGGTGTGACAATCGGCACACACGCTGGGTTGACAGCCCACACTACTGTCCTATTAGCAAGCATTTTGTCGTTTGTGTCAGGCTACAGTGTGTCCACTATACCTCTACTGCGAGCGCGATTATCATTTCGGCGCGCGCTCAAGCTCGTCTTTGCAGCCGACACATTATCAATCCTGACCATGACAATTACCGACAACCTCATTATGCTAATAATCCCCGGCGCGATGAACAAAGACCTTACCCACCCGATTTATTGGCTCAGCCGGATCGCCTGCTTTAGTGCCGCCTTCATCGTGGCTTTTCCGGTCAATCGCTATCTGCTACGGCACGGGAAAGGCCACGCACTGACTCATCAGTATCATCACAAGAATCATTCCTCGTAG
- a CDS encoding glycosyl hydrolase family protein: MRHNHDQAQAAKQQPERQRGSQGSTQRANQSPRNNSSNNNSGNKNSGSPSQPQPVKSDDSANHANHDQNQAAIDGWQIDYFEGFDSSIKQTKWVQYGWGDPAVGHGCMGVMSQRNSFTQDGKLVIRTQYENGQWSTGGAGSGDVFTASRGRWEIRAKFPKAKGVGYAFLLWPKDEGWPPEVDFAEGRVNGPRIEATYHWDPDNKQKQAFLDNHDMHGWHTYGVIVEKDYMIFTLDGKEWGRINHPDVTDKQMFLGVQAGAMDPNGINKHTETVDGSVPNPLTPAVADIEVDYVAHYVRK; encoded by the coding sequence ATGCGTCACAATCACGACCAAGCCCAAGCAGCAAAACAGCAACCTGAACGCCAGCGTGGCTCTCAGGGCTCGACTCAGCGAGCCAATCAGTCACCACGCAACAACTCATCAAACAATAACTCAGGCAATAAAAATTCTGGCTCTCCGAGCCAACCACAACCGGTCAAGTCTGATGACTCAGCAAACCATGCAAACCACGACCAGAATCAGGCAGCAATTGACGGCTGGCAGATTGATTACTTTGAAGGCTTTGATTCGTCGATCAAGCAAACTAAGTGGGTACAGTACGGCTGGGGTGATCCGGCGGTTGGCCACGGCTGCATGGGCGTGATGTCGCAGCGTAATTCGTTTACTCAAGACGGTAAATTGGTCATTCGTACTCAGTACGAGAACGGCCAGTGGAGCACTGGCGGCGCCGGCTCGGGCGATGTATTTACCGCTTCGCGTGGTCGCTGGGAAATTCGCGCCAAATTCCCGAAAGCCAAAGGTGTTGGTTATGCATTCCTTCTCTGGCCAAAGGACGAGGGCTGGCCACCAGAAGTTGACTTTGCCGAAGGACGCGTCAATGGTCCTCGCATTGAGGCAACGTACCACTGGGATCCGGATAACAAGCAAAAGCAAGCATTCCTTGATAATCACGACATGCATGGCTGGCACACCTACGGTGTTATCGTTGAGAAAGATTATATGATTTTCACCTTGGATGGCAAAGAATGGGGCCGCATTAATCACCCAGATGTGACCGACAAACAGATGTTCCTCGGTGTGCAGGCTGGAGCAATGGATCCAAACGGCATTAATAAACATACCGAAACCGTTGATGGTAGCGTGCCTAATCCACTCACGCCAGCAGTAGCTGATATCGAAGTTGATTATGTAGCACACTATGTGCGGAAATAG